ccaaatgttgccaccttctcaccaagctgcttggcgatggtcttgtagcccattccagccttgtgtaggtctacaatcttgtccctgacatccttggagagctctttggtcttggccatggtggagagtttggaatctgattgattgattgcttctgtggacaggtgtcttttttacaggtaacaagctgcggttaggagcactccttttaagagtgtgctcctaatctcagctcattacctgtataaaagacacctgggagccagaaatctttctgattgagagggggtcaaatacttatttccctcattaaaatgcaaatcaatttataacatttctgacatgcgtttttctggatatttttgttgttattctgtctctcactgttcaaataaacctaccattaaaattatagactgatcctttctttgtcagtgggcaaacgtacaaaatcagcagggaatcaaatacttttttcccccactgtacttggggaaaaagtcaaggggggtaaatactttctgaaggtactgtattaGTAAGAAGCCTTGCTCTCCCAAAAGTGACAAATTCAGCAAATACAGCAAACCAAGTGGCGAGGCTACTGTTTGGATGAAGAACGAATTAAGGATTGTGCTTTTAAATGTAGCATATAAAACTAGAAATTCAGTAGGACTTGCTATTATATAAGGGTGCACTCTTTCAGAGACCACATGATAGGGCTTAGGCATAACTCACTTGACATTCTTCTCTTAAAAATATGCTACAGAAGAGCTAACTTGCTTTCCAACTGTTTCCAGTACCACATTTTGACTGAGGCAAACACAAGTCTGTTTTTAGTGTTCTCTGACAGTCTAGTAATACgtttgtagctagctaaacactgCCACCTAGTATTGAAACTGATCAGATGTATTTTTCATAAAACTTAGTCAGAAGCTTTAACTACTGTAACTTACTAGCaagttgttgttcttgttgtgtatttaactacTGGAGTCCACTAGTTACACAACAAAAAAGTGGAGCAATATTAAAACAATGGCAATAATTATTTATGGTCATTTAAGTCCTatctatgctagctagctatgtcgACTACTAACGTTACTTCATAAACTTACCAGTAGAAAGTTACTCGACATTTGGTGCATTGCAGGTGCGCATGGTTTTGACAAAGTTCACATTGCTTTTTCGCTCCTCTTGGGTTTGCAAGTGGATTTATCGCTGACGTCAGTGCCGAAACATGAGATTTACTCCTCGTTATTGAGCTCATGatataataaataaaagtttACCCTATTTGCTATTGTTCGGTGAGAACAACCTTTTACAATTTGTTTCCTGAACGCTTCAAGTTGCTATGGAGACGAACTTTGATGGTATTAGTCTTGTTTAAAAAAGAGAACAGCACAGAAACATAGGCATCTAACAAATACAAACAGATCCGCGTATTTAAACGTTTGTTCTGTATAAACATATTTAACTTTTGATCAGAgagataaataatacattttatgatACATTTTCCTGAATAAAAATGTGCTCGCTTCAGCCGTCCAAAAGTATTTTTGTGATGGTGGAATAAAGTTTACTCTCAGAACGTGCAAATACTTGGATTATAAGGTTTCATTTTGGATCATTTAAGACACTGATGATtatgacaaaactgaacatttgTTTTTAATTCTTATACTGGAACTcttttgtacactgagtgtacaacacattaaggacacctgctctttccatgacatagactgaccaggtgaatccaggtgactactatgatcccttattgatgtcacctgttaaatccacttcaatcagtgtagatgaaggggaggagacgggttaatgaaggatttttaagccttgagacatggattgtgtaagtgtgccattcagagggtgaatgaacaagacaaaatatttaagtgcctttgaacagggtgtggtagtaggtgccatgtCAACTAAGTCACACATAGCAGTCATTGTGGGTTTTGACAATTTTGACTCATCTTGCTGAGCTCCACTGAGCATTTGACCTCTTTAACCTTCTCCATTATCTCCTGGATCATCTGCTGCATTTCTGACTTCACTTTCTTAACtgaaacaaaaacacatttacaaagAGATGTCTCATTGGTTTGTTCCTTACTAATGCATGGGTCCATCatccacacacagtacataccaacCTTTCTCCCCACTCCCCCAGTGGTTTGTCAGGCTCCAAGTGAATATGTGGTTACGGGTTACCAGGGTGATGAGATTCCATCCAGTGAAAACACTGCCAggctcttcttctccatgtctagCTGTGGCTGGGGCTGAGGTTAAGACTTCACATTGGGCAGTATGTCTAGCTTTAGATTTCTCAACAACCTCTCTGAGTGTTGTGTTGACATCTACCTCATGTCTTTTCTGGAATCTCTTATTACAGAGTGGACACCAGTACTGGTCACTGCTTCCCCAGTATCTACCGATACAAGCCAAGTGGATGCTGTGTCCACATGTGGTGGTGACTGGGTCTGAGAACATCTTCAGGCAGATGGAGCACACTGGTGGACTGCTGGTGGCTGCCATAGCCTGGCAACAAAGACACATGTTGCTGTTattgtcgttgttgttgttgttattgttgttgctgtTATTGTTGTCGTTGTTGTGTCTACCCCTAGATTTCAATGACTCCAAGACAAGTTCCAAAGACGATGAAACCAGTGTTTTCCATGTATTGTTTTATTGCTTGTACATTGAACAGTTCAAAGTATGACAGCTTGCTTGCGTTGAAGGATCAGTAGATAGCTGTATTCAGACCTTTGAAGGGGTGTCAGTAGACAAAGATGTTGTCAACAGAAAATGATCAAACAAGTGATAGAAATACAATAGTGTTTTGTTTGAAGTTTGAGTCATTATTTGAAGATCTACTCTGTGGACCAATTACATATTCAATTAAattgaaataaaatgttatttgtcacatgcttcgtaaacaacagatgTGCACTAACAGTGAACTGCTtatttacgggcccttcccaacaatgcagagagaaagaaaatagagaagaaaagttagtgcaaaaagggtcaatgcagatagtccgggtagctatttggttaactatttagcagtcttatgctgtggggtagaagctgttcagggtcctgttggttccagacttggtgcatcggtaccacttgccttgcagaagcagagagaacattctatgactgaACAGTCTATGTGTCTATTAGCACTCTACCCCTCTTTCttttccccctccttctctccctttatcctcttttcctttctctctcctctctctgagagattctcaattggaaaaaagtctgtcctctcctcgactcctcccgtcctcctctcCTACCCGGAAGGATTCTCACGTTTATCCCGAGGCTCCCTATCGAGGAAGCATTTTGAAATCCGACACACCCtctttgaatcagctgttgttTTTCGCAGAAGAGAAAAGCGTGCACACGTTCAAAAACAAAACGCTACTTATCTTTTATGTATGCTATGTCTGGCACCACATCAAATCTTTACTGTAACTCTATATCCAATCTGCATCCCTTATGCCCTTTTGGCACATTGAATGTCGAGTATCTAGAGTGGGCTTGCATGCACACTAATGATTCAACTCTGTCTTTGATCCTTTCCTGACATAAGTCCATTGAGTTGAATTGTGTAGTGTTATCTGTTATCCCAGGTCTAGGAAGACAACTTTGACCTTGCTGCTATCTTCATGTGTGAATAGATCATTtcgggggaaaaaaaacacaggATATGATCACTACTGGTAACTGTTACTGAATTGAATATAAAAGATGTATGTGGCGTGTTTTGTCCTGCAAACTGAAATAAGAGCATttcaatcaaataaataaaagagAATATAATAAGAAACAACTTCAACGCATATTCTATGTGTTTTATTTAGGAAAGTTAGAGCAGCTCTAGCTGATAGGACTACATATTGCAAGTACAAAAATATATTTCCCTATTCATATACATACATTTCAAATCAAAACAAGCTTGATTCTGCAATATATCAGGAACACTTATTTGGCAGTTGTCATCATTGGCTTTATAAGTCACCCAGATTTACAATAAATACTGACTTGGAGCTTTCAGACTTTTTCAGACATAGATATTTTGGAaataggaaaaaaatatataattgccTGTAGCACTGTATACCGATGCTCTATAGGCTACTAAACATGCTATATTTAAAAGCTTCACCAGATTCGCTTTTATCCAAGATCCAATCAATATTTGGATTGACCAGAAATAGCTGCTTCTAAATGCCGACAAAGTAACAGACCCAGATCTGTACTCATGTGATTGAGCTCCATCGCCTCTGATATTATTATAGCTCAATGTCAACAACTATGCTTTTCTGTTTGTGCTCAGTATTCACCTCTCTTCCATGGTCACTCTTTCTTACGTAGGTGGATGTACATGACTCCACTGATGAGTAGCAGCGGCACACACACCCAGGCCAGTATAAAACAGTAGCCAAAATGTCCCTCGGTCAGCTTTCGTGAGTCCTGGAGGATCTCTTGGTTGTGCAGCGTGTAGATGAGAGCAGCCGCAAATGCAGTGAGACCTAAGAGAATCAAAAGCCAGAGCTAaattaggggtgtactcactgcttaacttggactgaaataggtgccgcTACTCATTTTGGGTGGtgttactgtttatatttaggtgcaggagctccacaatagtTTGTAGCTAATATTCTGTAAGAGGcgcaggagctcaagcagtagaaaagtTGAGGTGCCAGCTCCAGTGAgatcctgcccaagtcaagcactgggtGTACTGTGACAGCAAAATGACACATTTCCGTTGAACAATAGACAATAAAGCATCTATTCTATTCTTTCCTGTAACCCTCTTAAATGAGTCACATCAAGAtaactctactgtatactgtgttatgttgttgtcCCTGCCTGTTTTGGAGTTAAATTATTCTGTGTGCATTACCTCCCCATAATCAACGAAAAGGAGCATCAGGTGTGAGTGTGCCCACACCAATCAGAGTGCTGAATTGGCGCCTCCCATCAGGTATAAAGAGCCTGAGTATGGACTGTTCTGATGAGCTGTCAATCGGTGACTGAACCAGCATAAAGACATTTGCCTATTCATAGCCAccggaagtaggggtgctgagggtgctgcagcaccccctgataaataaatacatacactaCAGCACTCCCAGCCCAAAACATCTTCCCGCGGCCATGCGTCTATTCCAAGTTCGCATAAATCATCAGTACGAATTTGCTTCCAGCTGAAAACGATCATTTGGATGAAAAAGTCACAAAATCAGAATCGCCACACTAAAATGATATCCTGGATGTCATCATGCATGGCAACGAAATGCCATGCACAATTTAGGCTCACTGATAATTTTATAGTGTCAAGAAAAGTCAAATTGAGGAAAGAAAGAATGAAATTAAGGAATTAAGGGGGAAGTTAAGCACCCCTATGATTTGATTGATTTCATACTGAAGAGGGCTTTGCTGAAGAGGCATTTGTTATTGATGTTGTCATAGGCCTACCGTGGCATGTACTCATGAACAAGCTAATGGTTCATCTTCTGGTTATTGCAAAGCTGTTGACTTGGGCTGTAACAACTGACACTCTATACGAGTGTTGAAATAATCCTATACTAGTCTTTCATCAAATTGCTATATTACAACAACCGTAAAAAAGCACTGAAAAAACTTTCAGAGGTAGGCTGAAAGGATTTGAAGGAGACTGCAGTATTTCACCATAAGGGGAGCTCGTTGGTCTTTCACAGCACGTgtgaatgtttgtaaacattatcTAGCACTGGTGGTTAGGACCATGCGCTTTTTCTGACCACATGACCTTTTTAAAATCAACTACAACAGTCCTAGTGGCAGATAGAGATGGTTCATTGTTTCACTTCATTACCTGCAAAGACTTGACATAACCCGGTGAAGTAGAATAGCCCCCCTTTGGACATTGTGAAGAGCTGCCCAAGGAAAACCAGAAAGGAAACCGAAGAGAAGACCACAGACAGCACCATCAACACCTGGACTGATTGGAGCCACTCTGAGGAAGAACGAGGAACGATGTATCAATATGCACCTCATACTGTCAGGGAAGGGAGGATTTCAATGATTTCATAGGGTAAAAAATATGTTTACCAGTCTCCTTGGACGAGGCACACAACCAGGTTCCAGTGTCATTGTCAAATCTACAGTTATACCAGAGATCTGAGTTCTCCATCCCATCCCATACCCACCAGGACTAAGAAGGAAAGAGAGGCAGTAAGTAAGTAAATGTGTTGTATGGTAAACACCTATTGTTTAAGAAAGGCTGAACTACTTTTATCACACATTTACATCTTAACTAACAATAATGGAAAGATATATTGGTGAAGTAGAGCTCTCACCTTCTCCATGGTGGCAATGAAGAGCATGGCCAAGGTGATTAGATGCAGCAGGGTCACAAACATCAGCAAGTACGCCATCTGAACAGGGTCCCTGTCCGAAAATGGAGATTGAAATGTGGCTGAAATCACAGATGGTTTACACATAATAGGCAACATGTACTGTTTCACATGTACTGTTTCAGTTTTGGCTTGGTTGGTGTTTTTATTGGTTTGAGGGCAGCCAAAACAATATTTTGATTATGGCAAAAAGAAACATGTGGTCTagcatttgtttttaactgacttgactagttaaatgaaGGCTAAATTAAAAAactttaaacatttttaaaatataaagtaatatttgcaaatgtatgttTTTCATCAGGTTCACATGACTGCCCCACCCCCACATCCACTTCATAACATAGGTTTACTATGCTTTCAGGGGTGTAACGtgtttaagtaaaaatactttaaagtaaagTTTTtggtggtatctgtacttttccTTTATTATgaatattttttacttttactctactacattcctaaaaaaaTATAGCCTACTTTTTACTCtgatacattttctctgacaccaaGAGTACTCATTAAATATCGAATGCTCAGacaggacagcaatatggtccaattcacacacctatcaatataacgtgttgtcatccctactgcctctgatctggtggactcactaaatacaaatacaaatacaaatactgcgtttgtaaattatgtctgagtattgAAAggtgccctgtctgtctgtaaataataaaaacatgaaaATTGTGCAACATGGTTTGCTTAACATAATGAATTtaatgtatagcatttactttgacttttactcaggTATCACAATTTAGAATGTTTTTAACtactgtacttaagtacatttaaaacaagttacctttagacttttactcaagtagtattttactggggtgagttttacttgagtcattttctattaaggtatctttgctCTTACTCAACTGtgacaattgtgtactttttccaccactgtgtgcTTCTGAGCTCGAATAAATGTCACCCCAAACGCAAATGGAAAGTCTGAGCTGTGAAAATACAGGATACTCTCTTACATAAGGCCACAAAACAGAGTGCTATTTAACTATTTCTAAAACTGCTCTTTGACTGGTCTGTGTCACAGTAATAAACATGTATTTAAATGAGAGGGCGGGGCAGGTTGAAATAAAAATTGTGACAAGTTGTTTACTGAAGTAACCTCAAATTTCTGCTATGATGGAAAAAGAGAATAAGTGCTTCATAATTTGGAGGAGAAAACTGGGCTAACAAATGGTTTTAACATTATAACATTTAAACTTGTAACGAGCAAATCCAGGTTAATAGATCATACTCACATTAttacaacaacaccaacaacactgCAAACATTGAACATAGTCATAATATAGTAGTTCTGTAGTAGTATGCTAGTCATAAACATAAAAATATAATTTTACCACAGGGGACATGATGAATTAGCCCAGCAAAAAGGGTAGAAGGATGAACACGTCTGTATAGATCTCTATCTTTAGGAGGGGCCCAATTTGGGGTGAGTATATCGTGATCGTCAAATTATACTATTAAATGAAACCAATTCCATCTGACAACTGAATGAAGGTCTTAGATGTGACGTAATGGTTGGATTGAATGAGAATTAGCATGGAAATCAAAACATTAATAGAAAATGGTTAAAGTCACAAGCTTTCTCAATTCCATGCGTTATGCTCTGATTACTTCATTCTGGTGATTTAAGAACGTGTTTTTATTGAATCTGAATCTGACAAATAGGCCTATAAAACATGTATATAACAAACCTCTCTGGTGAATGTACTCCAGAAAGTCAGAATTATCATTGAAGAATCTCTACGCACCTTAGTTTGTGTATTTCACGCTCCTCTGAATCAAGCCTCTCTGTAAAAGTTTCCCCTCTGGtggtcctctcctttcctctcttgccACTCCCCCTTTatttttttcaatcactccattTCCAAAGTTTCCATGAGGAGGAAAGGAGTAGGAATGCTGTAGAGTTTTAAAAAAAGAAACCCCAAACGCCCATTTCCTTTTAGTTGAACAGAGCTCCCTTTGCTCTGCTGACTCCCTTCAGTCCAAAATCACCATCTAAAAAAGACTCAAACCAGACCCACCCTTGAGCGGTAGAACAGCAAGCCACATGAAAAGTTGTCTACTGTAAACCTTTCACTTTGAGTTAAAACCACATCTGGTGTCTGTCTATATgatcatagtgcactacttatgctCACCCCATCTTTAACTCCTAAAGAAAGATAtataacaaaaaaagaaaaaaagaagctATTTTAGAGGGGGAGTGTGCTAGGCCAAAATGCGGCTGTACAGTACACAAACCATTATGTTAATTTGTATGGGCGTGTGGTGAGTTACAAAGTTGACTGGCAACAATGAAATAGAAATGCAAATCACGCCAGAAAGCAATTCAATTAAATGACACACAGAAGGCTAAATACAGTTATAAGGCATTCATTTTCAGAGGAATTTACTGTACACACCGAAATAAATGTAGGTGCATTCTGGGCCTGCTATTCCACATGTTGGTGTTTTCAGGTTTATACAGATATAGAACAACTAAATGTATAGAACGTAGTTTTTTTTCTACATAGTTTTATTGTTACCATTTCCTGTTTTGCATAAAATGATAAGAGCCACATATTTCTCCCCATCATACAATATATAGATTTTCCCATTTATCCCCTGTATCGCCTGAATGGTATATTCCGTTGCCTAGGTGCTTGTAGAAGCGACAAACTTGACCACCCCTACTGGCTACTGGATACACCAGTGAGTGTCTGCTGCACCTGAGCTTCgacgctagctagctaagtaggtaggtaggtaggtaggtatgtattGCCTGGTGCTGGAAGTGGCGGTGCAATAAGTTTGATCGGGCCAAGCGTCCAAGATTTGAAGTCGCTCAATTGTGTCTACAACTATTAATTAATAACTTTTTGGCATGCATGCCGTCAACGATCATTCGTTTTGCTGACGTTAGCAATCGCTAACTCTCTGTGGTTGCTAACGTTAGCAAGTCTTTCTTCTGGCGTTGTCAGACATTTTGGGCAGGATTAGGAATTTTATTCAACTCCAGCTGGCTAACGTTGCACTACCTCTATtttatagctagctagttaactaagGTTGTCTGCCTACTTGTTGTGAGACATTGCACCCTGAAATGTTATCCGTCAGACAGATATTAGTGCAAGCTTCAGTTTCGTTCTCTGTAGTAGCTAACGTAACGTCAGTAGACTATTCCATAGACGCTAGCTAGTTAACTCGAGTCTAGGGATAAAGGCAGTAGAATGCCAACTTGGGTTTCTCTAGAGCAACTAACGTTGTAGCTGCTGCTGGACCATCATGACAACTCCCCAATATATGTTTTTAgggggctaacgttagctagctaactataatcGTCTCGAATAAGCCTTGCTTAGCTGTAATCGTTTGCTCATTCCAAGCTCTGTTTATAGTTGCACTGTCATCTTTTTCAGGTGATTGACTTGGGATGGAAGTTCTAAACTACTGTCTATGGATTTCGCTGGCTTGCATCCATCCTTGTCATGCCTTTCAAACCTCAATCTGTTCAACAGTGTACCATGTAGCCTGCTACTTGGTAACTTTTTACTGAAGGAAACAGTTCATCACTTGCAGATGCAACTCCCTTGGATCTAGCTAGTGTATGGACATGGATTATGATGAGGTAAACTCAACCCTGAATTTACTTATTTAAACGAGATAGGCATATGTATGAAGTCAGCCAGCTTGATAAGATGTTCATTTTAAACCTGCATGTCATGCAATGCAAATGTTTTAGTTGCTAATCTTCAGTAGCAATTTCTTAGTCTAGCCCAGGGCCCTATTTGCCCTTATCATGACTCCAATTGCATTTGAGTCATTCCACATTCCTTTTGATTAGCTGAAGGGATTCAAGTGTGAAATGCTCTATCTAGAAACATGAGTCCTTGATTGCGATACACTTTTGCAAACCTTGATTGAACACAACGTAATTATCATCCAAAAATAACTTTACAAATACAAAAGATACACTCACtcttagctttttttttttacagatttcCCCTAAGGTTTTTTGTGTAATACAGCTACACGAGCcaacgtttttgttgttgttccgtCCCGCGTTTCCATTAACTCAAGAAGTGTTCTTGTAGTTCAGGTAAATGTGCAATGCAAAACACTTCTGTGGgattctataaaaaaaaaatatatatgtttttgtaAAATTATTTTTCTGTGATATGAAACTTAAGTTCCAAAGGTTTTCAAAACCGAATCGCAAGCAAGTTTTATTAGCATTTCTAAATGTTAAAACAGTCGGGATTGTAGTTCACATTGCCCAGGTGAGGTCCATACTTTCAACTGAGAACCCTAGGGCTGGCTGTATGCCCTCTTGGGTACTCTAGAGATAGGGCCCTATGTGATAGCAAAGTATGAGAACAACTGACAGTTCAATTCCATTGCAGTTTAGTCATTGTGAACTCACAACTAGCCTAACAGAACAATTTTGACTTGGCAGTAATAATTTCTGTTAGATCACAACAACAGGTGGAGTGGATGAGACCTGATGCTCTGTGGCAGTTTGTTGAGCCATTCTATCTACTAGCATGTTGAACAATGTCTTAGCCTTGTAGTCTCATCGTTGAATGATGAGCCGTCTCAGGTTACGGGGCTTGCAAATTACAGTATTGAATTCTATGTTAGGCAGTGTTTAGCGTTGGCAGGGGTCTCTTTGCGCGTCTTCCCATGTGTCACAAAGGAGATCACATTACAGTTAAACTGACTGCTTTGCCGTTAAATCATTCAATCACACCAAATTGTACGACATGACATCACCTATAAAAAGGAAATAACTATGACGTAtcattttgtttgtgttttgttatgGCGCTCAGGTCCCGTCGGAGCTGGATCAAATTGCCCTGCGTCTGCAGGAGGCCGGCCTGGCTTCCTCGGCAAGTGCGGAGGAGTGTCAGCGGCACCTGTGGCGTCAGCTCCTGCATTGTGAGGGAGACCTGCGCACAGCTACCCAGGAGTTGCACACACTGCGCACACAGCAGGCCACCGAGATGAAGGAGGTGAGGCAAACCTTAGCTCAGCAGACACCACACTCTAATTACTATGAACTGACTTGGGATCAGCAATTCCCACCACATTTATCCCACTAACCATTTTGAAGTAAATTACTCAACTGGTTCTGGAACAGTTGCCTAACATATAATGCACATAACACACCAGTCGCCACAGATGGTAGGCTAGGATCTGTTATCTGATGCCTAGTTCTAAAGAATGGTTAATGAGGCACCAAAAGTTCCAATTGGATTCAGTCAGCTCTGTCCAATTTAATACTGGTACTAGGAAAGTACTGGTCCGGTTCTTAATACCATCCCTAATGTGGGGTAGCCTCGTCCATGGTCCAATGTCATTCATGGATGGCTGTCGGTCTGTCTCAGGTGGAGAACTATGTGGAGCACATccgtggcctgctggaggagcgTGAGTCTCTGACAGCCGAGTATGAGCAGGACAACGAGCAGCTCCATGCAGACCTCCAGCAGATTAGGCTCCAGCAAGGTATTTAGGCAAGACCAATGGAAGATGTCTTCACTGGCACGCATTGTTGTCACTTAGCACACTCTGTAAAAAGCTGGCTGAACAACAGTGTAGACACAGAATCTTGCTTATGTCTATCTCCACAAATACCTGGGCGGTTGGGATTAATATCCGTTTGGGATTGGGCAAGATACTGCATTGACCCAATTGCTCTCCTTTCCACTGTCTGACAGATTCCCAGAGGAAGGAGGTAGTGGAGATGCTGGCCCAGGAGGACTTGGGTGAAATTGGCCTCAGTAGCACCAGTGAGCAGGTGGCCTACCTGCTGGTGGAGAGGGCCACGCTGTTGGAGAGACTGGAGGCTGCAGAGAAGAGGCTGGACACGCAGAGCCTCACAGGCAACCTCAGGGAGGTCCACCTGCAGGTAACGGACTATGTTTTTATTGGTTATTTTCTACCTCGTTGTGTTACACAATGAAGGATATAAGGAAAGCTGTTTTCGAATACagtcaataaaatgtatttccaaGTCACGGAGTGCAGTTTTACATGTATGCGACTGTCCTGGGGTGTGGGGTTGCTGTGTTTCACAGGACGAGCTGGATCATATTCGCCACACTATGGAGGAAGAGTTAAGGCAGCAGAGGGAGACCATGCAGTGTACCAAAGAAAGCATGAACCAGGTAAAGAGGGATAACTAGATATCTGGGTGGAAAACCTCCTCTTGCTTGAGACTGGTCAGCATCTCTCTCAGGTTGTGAAAGAAAAGAGATAATGAAGTGAAGTCTGACTTTTAAAGGGCcaatctgcaattgctacatcaATTTTTTGACTTTTAAATTCATTATATATACACCCATTGATTATTGAATGATATAAGTTATAAATGCCTCATTAGCTTAGTTCAattgtcataccccatcagaaccccaaaataCATTCTCCTTAGTTTGTAAACAATTTGATTGTAAGCTAACACTGTAAAACCATAATATTGATATCATGGATGATCAGTTTAAATGGTTACATTTCTGGGTGTTACTTTCTTTATTGTTGAAACTGCAGATTGATCctttaataatatttttttttctcccaaactcggtcctctggACCCCAAGGGgtacacgttttggtttttgccctaacccCACACAGccgattcaactaatcatcaagtgtcgatcatttgaatcagctgtgtagtgttagggcaaaaatcccccttggggtcctgaggaccgagtttgggaaatgctgatTTAGCGTTTAAGTTGATACCGCTTTGACGTAGCTGGCATTGATCCTGGACAGTGGGGATACCCTCATAGGGTCTCTTGTCAATCCTTCT
The window above is part of the Salmo salar chromosome ssa15, Ssal_v3.1, whole genome shotgun sequence genome. Proteins encoded here:
- the emp3 gene encoding Epithelial membrane protein 3 precursor; translated protein: MAYLLMFVTLLHLITLAMLFIATMEKSWWVWDGMENSDLWYNCRFDNDTGTWLCASSKETEWLQSVQVLMVLSVVFSSVSFLVFLGQLFTMSKGGLFYFTGLCQVFAGLTAFAAALIYTLHNQEILQDSRKLTEGHFGYCFILAWVCVPLLLISGVMYIHLRKKE